One stretch of Narcine bancroftii isolate sNarBan1 chromosome 8, sNarBan1.hap1, whole genome shotgun sequence DNA includes these proteins:
- the tmem255a gene encoding transmembrane protein 255A isoform X12, with protein sequence MLGFGSFLGLIGSNLLENKRQMLVASIVFISFGVVASFCCAIVDGVFAARHIDIRPFHAGRCQYYSSGTPYPSDDYNAEVTCPSQSRSPCILKIKSNTCYCCDLYKCGSRDTLGGYYEYNDVGSCQEVIHLYHLLWSSTILNIVGLFLGIITAAVLGSFKDMQTPTVPRISCPPDPPPPPIMYDPGQQVLAYTNFYPGPPHLPPYSPYDIQHPPRMLSASTPSDDSQSISQSASSFMWPPNTPPRYSPAYYPPDEKPPPYTP encoded by the exons CTCGTGGCATCGATCGTGTTCATCAGTTTTGGTGTAGTGGCATCTTTCTGCTGTGCCATTGTTGATGGTGTATTTGCTGCCAGACACATT GATATCAGACCATTCCATGCAGGAAGGTGCCAGTATTATTCCAGTGGGACTCCATATCCTTCAGACGATTATAATGCAGAG GTGACCTGTCCGAGTCAGTCTCGTTCTCCCTGCATACTGAAAATAAAGAGCAATACGTGTTACtgttgtgatctttataaatgtggCAG TCGAGACACTTTGGGTGGTTATTATGAATACAACGATGTGGGAAGTTGCCAAGAGGTAATCCACCTGTACCATTTGCTGTGGTCATCAACGATCCTCAACATAGTGGGTTTGTTCCTTGGAATCATCACAGCAGCTGTCCTCGGATCCTTCAAAGACATG CAGACGCCAACTGTTCCTCGAATTTCCTGTCCTCCTGATCCTCCACCTCCACCAATAATGTATGATCCTGGACAGCAGGTATTGGCCTACACAAACTTCTATCCTGGGCCACCACATCTGCCACCTTACAGCCCGTATGATATACAG CATCCCCCCCGTATGTTATCAGCTTCGACTCCATCTGATGACTCTCAATCTATTTCACAGTCAGCTTCAAGTTTTATGTGGCCACCAAATACTCCACCTCGTTACTCCCCAGCCTACTATCCGCCTGATGAAAAGCCGCCCCCATACACGCCATAG
- the zbtb33 gene encoding transcriptional regulator Kaiso isoform X3 — protein sequence MRTDATQPMATGGLDIIDNDDAQDIPPGFAQADELQESEEEEEDTPSLHLSIPTTSSDPGTLRTLEDSLEARSTCGESPVMESKKLISATDIHHSGTLLKSLNEQRAQGLFCDITIIVEDRKFRAHKNVLSSASSYFHQLFSLNGTSNVNGQVLELNFVRAEVFAEVLNFIYTSKLVHVNAELVSELIESGQALGLKFLAGLFSKLKGLAPDVNSVDSMTDSMVEASQKVATDPTVEPERLIIHVEEGGVGPRITDAFSLSSAEFRDPKGNCKDSPSGEDSEGSDDVIFCSEISPPKQSSSIASKCSTQTNIIPDIAARPDDLEVQTKHIASVPETSLKVRDFKVDISLNTGTGQNTLSNLQSTKTVNVKYPQDSKHLVTADKMAGIDTLSKDCRVYANIDTNPNTYHIVVPNKDDLTNREPKQNKESGSPDRKFLLIGDKVSNDGGHSSIQIMPENSGNYINNSRPMFIDEQYFPGAKRMKKEQDHYELIVDGRVFYVCIVCKRSYACLTSLRRHFNVHSWEKKYPCHYCEKVFPLAEYRTKHEILHTGERRYQCLTCGETFINYQVMASHIRSVHSKKTGKSAAEDETVSDSKLYRLLPCKTLQIRQYGFLTPSASGTMAEINENEIVYHVDDEGAPQQTPEIIGGANPSSWDDIFPQEGTPVYRYNSLDGNSELEFVIPESFREMA from the exons ATGCGCACGGATGCCACACAACCAATGGCCACTGGTGGATTGGATATCATTGATAATGACG ATGCACAGGATATACCACCTGGTTTTGCCCAAGCTGATGAACTGCAGGagtcagaggaggaagaagaagatacGCCATCACTGCATCTGTCAATCCCAACCACCAGCTCAGATCCTGGCACCTTGCGGACTCTAGAGGACAGTTTAGAGGCGAGATCTACATGTGGTGAATCACCAG TTATGGAGAGCAAAAAACTGATTAGTGCAACTGATATTCATCACTCGGGAACATTGTTGAAGTCTCTTAATGAGCAGCGGGCCCAAGGACTGTTCTGTGATATTACGATAATTGTGGAAGATCGCAAATTTCGAGCACATAAGAATGTCTTGTCATCTGCTAGTAGCTACTTCCATCAGCTTTTCAGTCTCAATGGCACCAGCAATGTAAACGGACAAGTCCTTGAACTGAACTTCGTCAGAGCAGAGGTATTTGCAGAGGTTCTGAATTTTATCTACACCTCCAAATTGGTGCATGTGAATGCTGAACTTGTGAGTGAACTAATTGAGTCTGGACAGGCTCTGGGGCTAAAATTCCTTGCTGGCTTGTTCTCAAAGTTAAAAGGATTAGCACCAGATGTTAACAGTGTTGATTCTATGACAGACTCCATGGTTGAGGCCTCACAGAAAGTTGCTACTGATCCAACAGTGGAACCTGAACGCTTGATTATACATGTTGAAGAAGGAGGTGTTGGACCACGGATAACTGATGCTTTCTCTCTATCTAGTGCGGAGTTTAGGGATCCGAAAGGTAATTGTAAAGACTCACCCAGTGGGGAAGACTCCGAGGGTAGTGATGATGTAATTTTCTGCAGTGAAATTTCACCACCTAAACAATCTTCCAGCATAGCTAGCAAGTGTTCAACGCAAACAAATATTATTCCTGATATAGCAGCGCGTCCAGACGACTTAGAAGTTCAAACAAAACATATTGCTTCAGTGCCAGAGACATCCTTGAAAGTTAGGGATTTTAAAGTCGATATCTCTCTAAACACAGGGACTGGGCAGAATACTCTAAGTAACCTGCAAAGCACAAAGACTGTAAATGTAAAGTATCCTCAAGATAGCAAACATCTTGTAACTGCAGATAAAATGGCTGGCATTGACACATTGTCTAAAGATTGCAGAGTTTATGCAAATATCGACACAAATCCTAACACATATCACATTGTGGTACCAAACAAAGATGATCTTACCAACCGCGAACCCAAGCAAAACAAGGAATCTGGATCCCCTGACAGGAAATTTCTTCTGATTGGAGACAAGGTATCTAATGATGGAGGCCACTCAAGTATTCAAATCATGCCTGAAAATTCTGGTAATTATATAAATAATTCAAGACCTATGTTCATCGATGAACAATACTTTCCAGGTGCAAAGCGAATGAAAAAGGAACAAGATCACTACGAGTTGATTGTAGATGGACGAGTGTTTTATGTTTGTATTGTTTGTAAGCGATCGTATGCATGTCTGACTAGCCTGAGAAGGCATTTCAACGTTCATTCCTGGGAGAAGAAGTATCCTTGCCATTACTGTGAGAAGGTGTTTCCTCTTGCAGAGTATCGTACTAAGCATGAAATTCTTCACACTGGTGAACGGCGATACCAGTGCTTGACCTGTGGTGAGACCTTCATAAATTACCAGGTGATGGCATCACACATCAGGTCAGTCCATAGCAAAAAGACTGGAAAGAGTGCAGCTGAAGATGAGACAGTTTCCGATTCAAAACTTTACCGCTTGCTGCCATGCAAAACGTTACAGATCAGACAGTATGGATTCCTAACTCCAAGTGCATCAGGCACAATGGCTGAGATTAATGAAAATGAAATTGTTTATCATGTTGACGATGAAGGAGCTCCACAGCAGACCCCGGAGATCATAGGGGGTGCCAACCCTTCGAGCTGGGATGATATTTTTCCTCAGGAAGGAACCCCAGTTTACAGGTACAATTCCTTAGACGGCAATTCTGAATTAGAGTTTGTTATACCAGAATCCTTCAGAGAAATGGCTTGA
- the tmem255a gene encoding transmembrane protein 255A isoform X13, which translates to MLVASIVFISFGVVASFCCAIVDGVFAARHIDIRPFHAGRCQYYSSGTPYPSDDYNAEVTCPSQSRSPCILKIKSNTCYCCDLYKCGSRDTLGGYYEYNDVGSCQEVIHLYHLLWSSTILNIVGLFLGIITAAVLGSFKDMQTPTVPRISCPPDPPPPPIMYDPGQQVLAYTNFYPGPPHLPPYSPYDIQHPPRMLSASTPSDDSQSISQSASSFMWPPNTPPRYSPAYYPPDEKPPPYTP; encoded by the exons CTCGTGGCATCGATCGTGTTCATCAGTTTTGGTGTAGTGGCATCTTTCTGCTGTGCCATTGTTGATGGTGTATTTGCTGCCAGACACATT GATATCAGACCATTCCATGCAGGAAGGTGCCAGTATTATTCCAGTGGGACTCCATATCCTTCAGACGATTATAATGCAGAG GTGACCTGTCCGAGTCAGTCTCGTTCTCCCTGCATACTGAAAATAAAGAGCAATACGTGTTACtgttgtgatctttataaatgtggCAG TCGAGACACTTTGGGTGGTTATTATGAATACAACGATGTGGGAAGTTGCCAAGAGGTAATCCACCTGTACCATTTGCTGTGGTCATCAACGATCCTCAACATAGTGGGTTTGTTCCTTGGAATCATCACAGCAGCTGTCCTCGGATCCTTCAAAGACATG CAGACGCCAACTGTTCCTCGAATTTCCTGTCCTCCTGATCCTCCACCTCCACCAATAATGTATGATCCTGGACAGCAGGTATTGGCCTACACAAACTTCTATCCTGGGCCACCACATCTGCCACCTTACAGCCCGTATGATATACAG CATCCCCCCCGTATGTTATCAGCTTCGACTCCATCTGATGACTCTCAATCTATTTCACAGTCAGCTTCAAGTTTTATGTGGCCACCAAATACTCCACCTCGTTACTCCCCAGCCTACTATCCGCCTGATGAAAAGCCGCCCCCATACACGCCATAG
- the zbtb33 gene encoding transcriptional regulator Kaiso isoform X2 has translation MAALARERAPRFMDADLNILVEEVENRRKILYARGPRKPFRTEMKYQWEEVARKINAQSDAPRTWSQCRKKFNDLTRVVKEKIARHRQQQKQSGGAPACALRLSRLEERVRAIMRTDATQPMATGGLDIIDNDVMESKKLISATDIHHSGTLLKSLNEQRAQGLFCDITIIVEDRKFRAHKNVLSSASSYFHQLFSLNGTSNVNGQVLELNFVRAEVFAEVLNFIYTSKLVHVNAELVSELIESGQALGLKFLAGLFSKLKGLAPDVNSVDSMTDSMVEASQKVATDPTVEPERLIIHVEEGGVGPRITDAFSLSSAEFRDPKGNCKDSPSGEDSEGSDDVIFCSEISPPKQSSSIASKCSTQTNIIPDIAARPDDLEVQTKHIASVPETSLKVRDFKVDISLNTGTGQNTLSNLQSTKTVNVKYPQDSKHLVTADKMAGIDTLSKDCRVYANIDTNPNTYHIVVPNKDDLTNREPKQNKESGSPDRKFLLIGDKVSNDGGHSSIQIMPENSGNYINNSRPMFIDEQYFPGAKRMKKEQDHYELIVDGRVFYVCIVCKRSYACLTSLRRHFNVHSWEKKYPCHYCEKVFPLAEYRTKHEILHTGERRYQCLTCGETFINYQVMASHIRSVHSKKTGKSAAEDETVSDSKLYRLLPCKTLQIRQYGFLTPSASGTMAEINENEIVYHVDDEGAPQQTPEIIGGANPSSWDDIFPQEGTPVYRYNSLDGNSELEFVIPESFREMA, from the exons ATGGCAGCACTGGCACGGGAGCGGGCACCCCGTTTCATGGATGCAGACCTCAACATCTTAGTGGAAGAGGTGGAAAACCGCAGGAAGATCCTGTACGCTAGGGGACCCAGGAAGCCcttcaggacagagatgaagtACCAGTGGGAGGAAGTGGCCAGAAAAATCAATGCTCAGAGTGATGCCCCAAGGACCTGGTCCCAATGCCGCAAAAAGTTTAATGACCTCACACGTGTGGTCAAG GAGAAGATTGCTCGCCACCGCCAGCAGCAGAAGCAGTCCGGAGGGGCGCCTGCCTGTGCCCTGAGGCTCAGTCGGTTGGAAGAGAGAGTGCGGGCTATTATGCGCACGGATGCCACACAACCAATGGCCACTGGTGGATTGGATATCATTGATAATGACG TTATGGAGAGCAAAAAACTGATTAGTGCAACTGATATTCATCACTCGGGAACATTGTTGAAGTCTCTTAATGAGCAGCGGGCCCAAGGACTGTTCTGTGATATTACGATAATTGTGGAAGATCGCAAATTTCGAGCACATAAGAATGTCTTGTCATCTGCTAGTAGCTACTTCCATCAGCTTTTCAGTCTCAATGGCACCAGCAATGTAAACGGACAAGTCCTTGAACTGAACTTCGTCAGAGCAGAGGTATTTGCAGAGGTTCTGAATTTTATCTACACCTCCAAATTGGTGCATGTGAATGCTGAACTTGTGAGTGAACTAATTGAGTCTGGACAGGCTCTGGGGCTAAAATTCCTTGCTGGCTTGTTCTCAAAGTTAAAAGGATTAGCACCAGATGTTAACAGTGTTGATTCTATGACAGACTCCATGGTTGAGGCCTCACAGAAAGTTGCTACTGATCCAACAGTGGAACCTGAACGCTTGATTATACATGTTGAAGAAGGAGGTGTTGGACCACGGATAACTGATGCTTTCTCTCTATCTAGTGCGGAGTTTAGGGATCCGAAAGGTAATTGTAAAGACTCACCCAGTGGGGAAGACTCCGAGGGTAGTGATGATGTAATTTTCTGCAGTGAAATTTCACCACCTAAACAATCTTCCAGCATAGCTAGCAAGTGTTCAACGCAAACAAATATTATTCCTGATATAGCAGCGCGTCCAGACGACTTAGAAGTTCAAACAAAACATATTGCTTCAGTGCCAGAGACATCCTTGAAAGTTAGGGATTTTAAAGTCGATATCTCTCTAAACACAGGGACTGGGCAGAATACTCTAAGTAACCTGCAAAGCACAAAGACTGTAAATGTAAAGTATCCTCAAGATAGCAAACATCTTGTAACTGCAGATAAAATGGCTGGCATTGACACATTGTCTAAAGATTGCAGAGTTTATGCAAATATCGACACAAATCCTAACACATATCACATTGTGGTACCAAACAAAGATGATCTTACCAACCGCGAACCCAAGCAAAACAAGGAATCTGGATCCCCTGACAGGAAATTTCTTCTGATTGGAGACAAGGTATCTAATGATGGAGGCCACTCAAGTATTCAAATCATGCCTGAAAATTCTGGTAATTATATAAATAATTCAAGACCTATGTTCATCGATGAACAATACTTTCCAGGTGCAAAGCGAATGAAAAAGGAACAAGATCACTACGAGTTGATTGTAGATGGACGAGTGTTTTATGTTTGTATTGTTTGTAAGCGATCGTATGCATGTCTGACTAGCCTGAGAAGGCATTTCAACGTTCATTCCTGGGAGAAGAAGTATCCTTGCCATTACTGTGAGAAGGTGTTTCCTCTTGCAGAGTATCGTACTAAGCATGAAATTCTTCACACTGGTGAACGGCGATACCAGTGCTTGACCTGTGGTGAGACCTTCATAAATTACCAGGTGATGGCATCACACATCAGGTCAGTCCATAGCAAAAAGACTGGAAAGAGTGCAGCTGAAGATGAGACAGTTTCCGATTCAAAACTTTACCGCTTGCTGCCATGCAAAACGTTACAGATCAGACAGTATGGATTCCTAACTCCAAGTGCATCAGGCACAATGGCTGAGATTAATGAAAATGAAATTGTTTATCATGTTGACGATGAAGGAGCTCCACAGCAGACCCCGGAGATCATAGGGGGTGCCAACCCTTCGAGCTGGGATGATATTTTTCCTCAGGAAGGAACCCCAGTTTACAGGTACAATTCCTTAGACGGCAATTCTGAATTAGAGTTTGTTATACCAGAATCCTTCAGAGAAATGGCTTGA
- the zbtb33 gene encoding transcriptional regulator Kaiso isoform X1, protein MAALARERAPRFMDADLNILVEEVENRRKILYARGPRKPFRTEMKYQWEEVARKINAQSDAPRTWSQCRKKFNDLTRVVKEKIARHRQQQKQSGGAPACALRLSRLEERVRAIMRTDATQPMATGGLDIIDNDDAQDIPPGFAQADELQESEEEEEDTPSLHLSIPTTSSDPGTLRTLEDSLEARSTCGESPVMESKKLISATDIHHSGTLLKSLNEQRAQGLFCDITIIVEDRKFRAHKNVLSSASSYFHQLFSLNGTSNVNGQVLELNFVRAEVFAEVLNFIYTSKLVHVNAELVSELIESGQALGLKFLAGLFSKLKGLAPDVNSVDSMTDSMVEASQKVATDPTVEPERLIIHVEEGGVGPRITDAFSLSSAEFRDPKGNCKDSPSGEDSEGSDDVIFCSEISPPKQSSSIASKCSTQTNIIPDIAARPDDLEVQTKHIASVPETSLKVRDFKVDISLNTGTGQNTLSNLQSTKTVNVKYPQDSKHLVTADKMAGIDTLSKDCRVYANIDTNPNTYHIVVPNKDDLTNREPKQNKESGSPDRKFLLIGDKVSNDGGHSSIQIMPENSGNYINNSRPMFIDEQYFPGAKRMKKEQDHYELIVDGRVFYVCIVCKRSYACLTSLRRHFNVHSWEKKYPCHYCEKVFPLAEYRTKHEILHTGERRYQCLTCGETFINYQVMASHIRSVHSKKTGKSAAEDETVSDSKLYRLLPCKTLQIRQYGFLTPSASGTMAEINENEIVYHVDDEGAPQQTPEIIGGANPSSWDDIFPQEGTPVYRYNSLDGNSELEFVIPESFREMA, encoded by the exons ATGGCAGCACTGGCACGGGAGCGGGCACCCCGTTTCATGGATGCAGACCTCAACATCTTAGTGGAAGAGGTGGAAAACCGCAGGAAGATCCTGTACGCTAGGGGACCCAGGAAGCCcttcaggacagagatgaagtACCAGTGGGAGGAAGTGGCCAGAAAAATCAATGCTCAGAGTGATGCCCCAAGGACCTGGTCCCAATGCCGCAAAAAGTTTAATGACCTCACACGTGTGGTCAAG GAGAAGATTGCTCGCCACCGCCAGCAGCAGAAGCAGTCCGGAGGGGCGCCTGCCTGTGCCCTGAGGCTCAGTCGGTTGGAAGAGAGAGTGCGGGCTATTATGCGCACGGATGCCACACAACCAATGGCCACTGGTGGATTGGATATCATTGATAATGACG ATGCACAGGATATACCACCTGGTTTTGCCCAAGCTGATGAACTGCAGGagtcagaggaggaagaagaagatacGCCATCACTGCATCTGTCAATCCCAACCACCAGCTCAGATCCTGGCACCTTGCGGACTCTAGAGGACAGTTTAGAGGCGAGATCTACATGTGGTGAATCACCAG TTATGGAGAGCAAAAAACTGATTAGTGCAACTGATATTCATCACTCGGGAACATTGTTGAAGTCTCTTAATGAGCAGCGGGCCCAAGGACTGTTCTGTGATATTACGATAATTGTGGAAGATCGCAAATTTCGAGCACATAAGAATGTCTTGTCATCTGCTAGTAGCTACTTCCATCAGCTTTTCAGTCTCAATGGCACCAGCAATGTAAACGGACAAGTCCTTGAACTGAACTTCGTCAGAGCAGAGGTATTTGCAGAGGTTCTGAATTTTATCTACACCTCCAAATTGGTGCATGTGAATGCTGAACTTGTGAGTGAACTAATTGAGTCTGGACAGGCTCTGGGGCTAAAATTCCTTGCTGGCTTGTTCTCAAAGTTAAAAGGATTAGCACCAGATGTTAACAGTGTTGATTCTATGACAGACTCCATGGTTGAGGCCTCACAGAAAGTTGCTACTGATCCAACAGTGGAACCTGAACGCTTGATTATACATGTTGAAGAAGGAGGTGTTGGACCACGGATAACTGATGCTTTCTCTCTATCTAGTGCGGAGTTTAGGGATCCGAAAGGTAATTGTAAAGACTCACCCAGTGGGGAAGACTCCGAGGGTAGTGATGATGTAATTTTCTGCAGTGAAATTTCACCACCTAAACAATCTTCCAGCATAGCTAGCAAGTGTTCAACGCAAACAAATATTATTCCTGATATAGCAGCGCGTCCAGACGACTTAGAAGTTCAAACAAAACATATTGCTTCAGTGCCAGAGACATCCTTGAAAGTTAGGGATTTTAAAGTCGATATCTCTCTAAACACAGGGACTGGGCAGAATACTCTAAGTAACCTGCAAAGCACAAAGACTGTAAATGTAAAGTATCCTCAAGATAGCAAACATCTTGTAACTGCAGATAAAATGGCTGGCATTGACACATTGTCTAAAGATTGCAGAGTTTATGCAAATATCGACACAAATCCTAACACATATCACATTGTGGTACCAAACAAAGATGATCTTACCAACCGCGAACCCAAGCAAAACAAGGAATCTGGATCCCCTGACAGGAAATTTCTTCTGATTGGAGACAAGGTATCTAATGATGGAGGCCACTCAAGTATTCAAATCATGCCTGAAAATTCTGGTAATTATATAAATAATTCAAGACCTATGTTCATCGATGAACAATACTTTCCAGGTGCAAAGCGAATGAAAAAGGAACAAGATCACTACGAGTTGATTGTAGATGGACGAGTGTTTTATGTTTGTATTGTTTGTAAGCGATCGTATGCATGTCTGACTAGCCTGAGAAGGCATTTCAACGTTCATTCCTGGGAGAAGAAGTATCCTTGCCATTACTGTGAGAAGGTGTTTCCTCTTGCAGAGTATCGTACTAAGCATGAAATTCTTCACACTGGTGAACGGCGATACCAGTGCTTGACCTGTGGTGAGACCTTCATAAATTACCAGGTGATGGCATCACACATCAGGTCAGTCCATAGCAAAAAGACTGGAAAGAGTGCAGCTGAAGATGAGACAGTTTCCGATTCAAAACTTTACCGCTTGCTGCCATGCAAAACGTTACAGATCAGACAGTATGGATTCCTAACTCCAAGTGCATCAGGCACAATGGCTGAGATTAATGAAAATGAAATTGTTTATCATGTTGACGATGAAGGAGCTCCACAGCAGACCCCGGAGATCATAGGGGGTGCCAACCCTTCGAGCTGGGATGATATTTTTCCTCAGGAAGGAACCCCAGTTTACAGGTACAATTCCTTAGACGGCAATTCTGAATTAGAGTTTGTTATACCAGAATCCTTCAGAGAAATGGCTTGA